A window of Diabrotica virgifera virgifera chromosome 9, PGI_DIABVI_V3a contains these coding sequences:
- the LOC126891413 gene encoding uncharacterized protein LOC126891413: MSQPEQELWQFLILSQGSSQQEDTTHGMQWTRHDTFCLLCLHLYKEYRKQVGSLRIKSLRRMCEEIAKEMRQETKKNVSPSNCANRWKHLERMYKKVKDNNAKTGRGRKTFEYWEELDDILGKQKNMNPILAIASTEVDNNLPGTQFLED, translated from the exons ATGTCTCAACCAGAACAAG AGTTATGGCAGTTCCTCATCCTGTCGCAGGGTTCTTCCCAGCAAGAGGACACAACTCATGGAATGCAGTGGACAAGGCATGACACATTTTGTCTGCTTTGTCTGCATTTGTACAAGGAATACAGGAAACAGGTGGGCAGTCTCCGCATAAAAAGCCTGCGACGGATGTGTGAGGAGATCGCGAAGGAGATGCGACAGGAAACCAAAAAAAATGTTAGTCCTTCCAATTGTGCAAATAGATGGAAGCATTTGGAAAGAATGTACAAAAAGGTAAAAGACAACAATGCCAAAACTGGCCGCGGTAGGAAGACATTTGAATATTGGGAAGAATTGGATGATATTTtgggaaaacaaaaaaatatgaatccAATTTTAGCTATTGCATCAACCGAAGTAGACAACAACCTACCGGG GACACAGTTTCTTGAGGATTAA